In a single window of the Klebsiella electrica genome:
- a CDS encoding IS110 family RNA-guided transposase has protein sequence MNVKTIGIDLAKNVFQIHGVDEHGKRLFNKQLRRAQMASFFANIPPCLIGMEACASAHFWANKLISMGHNVKLMAPQFVKPYVKTNKHDAADAEAICEAVTRPNMRFVPVKTAEQQAVLALHRSRQSFIKQRTAQANQIRGLLAEFGIVVPRGIQQLQRRLPELVEDADNPLPVLFRTQLSLLQHHMAYLFDVIATLDKQIEQCYRQNALCQRIGKIPGIGPVTASALIATIGKANNFENGRQLAAWLGLVPRQHSSGGKQVLLGISKRGDTYLRTLLIHGARAVLQSAKHKQDAVSSWANQLMARRNNNIASVALANKNARTVWALLAKEREYCAPIISA, from the coding sequence ATGAACGTTAAAACTATTGGAATCGATTTGGCAAAAAACGTTTTCCAGATCCATGGGGTTGACGAGCACGGAAAACGGTTGTTCAACAAACAACTCAGACGGGCACAAATGGCCTCCTTTTTTGCCAACATCCCACCCTGTTTGATCGGCATGGAGGCCTGTGCATCTGCTCATTTCTGGGCCAATAAACTGATATCGATGGGCCATAATGTCAAACTGATGGCCCCTCAGTTCGTCAAACCCTATGTTAAAACCAATAAGCATGATGCTGCAGACGCTGAAGCTATTTGTGAAGCCGTCACTCGACCTAACATGCGGTTCGTGCCGGTCAAAACCGCTGAGCAGCAAGCCGTATTGGCACTTCACCGGAGTCGTCAGAGCTTCATCAAACAGCGAACCGCACAAGCCAATCAAATCAGGGGGTTATTGGCCGAATTTGGCATTGTCGTCCCCCGAGGTATCCAGCAGCTACAGCGACGATTACCTGAGCTCGTGGAAGATGCGGATAACCCGTTACCCGTCCTGTTTCGTACACAGCTGAGTCTACTACAGCACCACATGGCGTACCTGTTCGATGTCATCGCTACACTCGACAAGCAGATTGAGCAGTGCTATCGGCAAAATGCTCTCTGCCAGCGTATCGGCAAGATCCCTGGTATTGGCCCTGTTACCGCCAGCGCGCTGATTGCGACCATTGGTAAAGCCAACAATTTCGAGAATGGCCGACAACTGGCTGCCTGGCTCGGATTGGTTCCACGTCAGCACTCCAGTGGGGGTAAACAAGTCCTGCTCGGGATAAGCAAGCGAGGTGATACCTATTTGAGGACCTTGCTTATCCATGGTGCCAGGGCGGTATTGCAGTCGGCCAAACATAAACAGGATGCCGTATCGAGCTGGGCTAACCAGCTAATGGCGCGCCGGAATAACAACATTGCCTCGGTAGCATTGGCTAACAAGAATGCGCGGACTGTGTGGGCGCTCCTGGCCAAAGAGCGGGAGTATTGTGCACCAATAATAAGCGCTTAA
- a CDS encoding D-alanyl-lipoteichoic acid biosynthesis protein DltD: MKIKNTLCLHILMALLAILVLSVHPVVTSFDPPLKFQPMIKSMEGTPKEQAEKIATISHALQGNAIFFIGASEVSTSENEHYAAYNYFNKQLHRPLVAYGDSYVDDVTQFLLFSRFKDSLNANSKVVLLLAPDSFYSNGLPPAIFADNFPGSIFDPLMKDKQARPLLVNYLKHIEADDISHLSFGEMAIYGWHPDLIWEEVSYQFANFCTMIKNDWLDLLNIEPQPAAQPWPAQPGNITMPDWDQELANARELNKVRKQSAATMWMDKAVYEAGDTPEQWDDTPVVPKQIEVFRATIKLLKERHVQVIAIVDPINPWALTNTNTFQPVDKQIQAILTENQVPYLDMYAMPYQNGWNWDRLHPSETAWVPMVRFIAENFK, from the coding sequence ATGAAAATCAAAAATACTCTGTGCCTACATATCCTGATGGCTCTCCTCGCCATCCTGGTTCTGAGCGTTCACCCGGTGGTGACGAGCTTTGATCCGCCGCTTAAATTCCAGCCGATGATTAAATCGATGGAAGGCACACCAAAAGAGCAAGCAGAAAAAATAGCCACCATTTCCCATGCATTACAAGGGAATGCGATTTTCTTTATCGGGGCATCAGAAGTTTCTACTTCCGAAAATGAACATTACGCTGCCTATAATTACTTCAATAAGCAATTGCACAGACCTTTAGTGGCATATGGCGATAGTTATGTCGACGACGTTACACAATTTTTACTGTTCTCCCGTTTTAAAGACAGCCTTAACGCAAACAGTAAAGTGGTGTTGCTCCTGGCACCGGATAGCTTTTATTCAAATGGGCTTCCTCCGGCGATCTTTGCGGATAATTTCCCGGGTTCGATTTTCGATCCATTAATGAAAGACAAGCAGGCTCGTCCTTTGCTGGTCAATTACTTAAAACATATTGAAGCGGACGATATCAGCCATTTGAGTTTTGGTGAAATGGCCATTTATGGCTGGCATCCGGATCTGATCTGGGAAGAGGTGAGCTATCAGTTTGCCAACTTCTGCACCATGATAAAAAACGACTGGCTGGACCTGCTCAATATTGAGCCACAGCCTGCCGCGCAACCCTGGCCCGCACAGCCTGGCAACATAACGATGCCCGACTGGGATCAAGAGCTGGCGAATGCCCGTGAACTCAACAAAGTACGCAAGCAAAGTGCAGCCACGATGTGGATGGATAAGGCGGTTTATGAGGCCGGGGATACTCCTGAGCAGTGGGATGACACGCCTGTCGTGCCGAAGCAAATCGAGGTTTTCCGCGCCACCATCAAGCTCCTGAAAGAGCGCCATGTCCAGGTGATTGCAATTGTCGACCCGATTAACCCGTGGGCGCTGACCAATACCAATACGTTCCAGCCGGTTGATAAACAAATTCAGGCAATCCTGACGGAAAACCAGGTGCCTTATTTAGATATGTATGCGATGCCGTATCAAAACGGCTGGAACTGGGATCGTCTGCACCCATCGGAAACGGCATGGGTCCCTATGGTTCGCTTTATCGCGGAGAACTTTAAATGA
- a CDS encoding MBOAT family O-acyltransferase: MYSSGMFFFYLFSSALVFALVNRVLRHRLTYISAFSVLAALGWGYIFEGDYIVPAAVFFSFYILVTLKEKGWLKTWQAVTLTLLPLFLVKLHLNNHWGMIGLSFMTFRAIDVLLYRSKKDGQNFLHYFCYLFMPFIILAGPMYRWRTWMTDINKPVFTLTREQFLVALEQIITGIIQKFLFAMLVDTLVVQPWSHEAFTLKVGVVMSIAYSAYLYFDFAGYSNMAIGAGRLFGLNIPANFNMPILAKTPQDFWRRFHISLSEWLRDVVFMPIYMNLMKHNFFRQNKTLAQNIGIFCTLFCMGAWNGLERHYVISGALFGAISVVHNMLQWFAKRHPALSNGLQHPVSVFVGRILTLGSAAASLYIFSGMSPL; encoded by the coding sequence ATGTACAGCTCAGGCATGTTTTTCTTCTATTTGTTCTCATCAGCGCTGGTGTTTGCGCTGGTTAACCGCGTATTGCGTCACCGACTGACATATATATCCGCTTTTTCCGTGCTGGCGGCTTTAGGCTGGGGGTATATCTTCGAAGGCGACTATATTGTCCCGGCGGCAGTGTTTTTCAGTTTTTATATTCTTGTCACATTAAAAGAGAAAGGTTGGTTAAAAACCTGGCAGGCGGTCACATTAACGCTGCTGCCGCTGTTTCTGGTGAAATTACATCTGAACAACCACTGGGGCATGATCGGGCTCTCTTTTATGACTTTCCGCGCCATCGATGTGCTGCTGTACCGCAGTAAAAAGGATGGCCAGAATTTTCTGCACTATTTCTGCTACCTGTTTATGCCGTTTATTATCCTGGCCGGCCCGATGTACCGCTGGCGGACCTGGATGACGGATATCAATAAACCGGTTTTCACGCTGACTCGTGAGCAGTTTTTAGTGGCTTTAGAGCAAATTATTACCGGGATTATCCAGAAATTCTTGTTCGCCATGCTGGTCGATACTCTGGTCGTTCAGCCGTGGAGCCATGAAGCGTTTACCCTGAAAGTGGGCGTGGTGATGTCGATTGCCTACAGCGCCTATCTCTACTTTGATTTTGCGGGTTACAGCAACATGGCTATCGGGGCGGGCCGCTTATTTGGCCTGAACATTCCGGCAAACTTCAATATGCCAATCCTGGCGAAAACCCCGCAGGATTTCTGGCGCCGCTTCCATATCAGCCTCTCTGAATGGCTGAGGGATGTGGTCTTTATGCCGATTTATATGAATCTGATGAAGCACAATTTTTTCCGTCAGAACAAAACGCTGGCGCAAAATATTGGCATCTTCTGCACCCTGTTTTGTATGGGGGCATGGAATGGACTCGAACGACACTACGTCATTAGCGGCGCGCTGTTTGGCGCCATTTCCGTTGTTCACAACATGCTGCAATGGTTTGCCAAACGCCATCCGGCTTTGAGCAACGGACTTCAACATCCGGTTTCTGTGTTTGTGGGACGAATTTTGACGCTGGGAAGCGCCGCGGCCTCCCTTTACATCTTTAGTGGAATGTCTCCCTTATGA